One genomic window of Dermacentor andersoni chromosome 8, qqDerAnde1_hic_scaffold, whole genome shotgun sequence includes the following:
- the RpL18 gene encoding large ribosomal subunit protein eL18, which translates to MGIDICHKYDRKVRRTRPKSENVYLGLLVKVYRFLARRTNSKFNKIVLRRLFMSRINRPSMSVARVARFMKKPGREGLIAVIVGTVTDDLRIYELPKLRVCALRVTERARARILKAGGEILTFDELAVKAPKGKGTVLMQGPRNSREACRHFGPAPGVPHSHTKPYVRSKGRKYERARGRRKSRGYKA; encoded by the exons ATG GGTATCGATATATGCCACAAGTACGACCGCAAGGTCCGCAGGACGCGGCCCAAGAGCGAGAATGTCTACCTCGGCCTCCTGGTTAAG GTCTACCGTTTCCTGGCCCGTAGGACCAACTCCAAGTTTAACAAGATTGTGTTGAGACGTCTCTTCATGAGCCGCATCAACCGGCCGTCGATGTCGGTGGCTCGCGTG GCCCGCTTCATGAAGAAGCCCGGGCGGGAGGGCCTCATAGCCGTGATTGTCGGCACCGTGACCGATGATCTGCGCATCTACGAGCTGCCAAAGCTGCGC GTGTGCGCCTTGCGGGTGACTGAGAGGGCCCGTGCTCGCATCCTGAAGGCTGGTGGTGAGATCCTCACCTTTGACGAGCTGGCTGTCAAGGCCCCCAAGGGCAAGGGCACCGTTCTCATGCAGG GACCTCGGAATTCGCGCGAGGCTTGCCGTCACTTTGGACCGGCTCCTGGAGTTCCCCACAGTCACACCAA GCCGTATGTGCGATCAAAGGGACGCAAGTACGAGCGTGCTCGTGGCCGAAGGAAGAGCCGTGGCTACAAGGCTTGA